The Streptomyces sp. NBC_00224 genome has a window encoding:
- a CDS encoding ANTAR domain-containing protein — protein sequence MTSEQRLADAFLALAGSTADGSSDLPGPLSVLAQRAPALLGARAATVVFAPEGYGAAHVAGSDPQSLRLEHEAVGWREGPGHDCHRADAGPWAQAALDSRPTRQRWPHYTPRALRLGYTHVVAIPLREPAGTSGALILLSCAQHAFSPTTLFLGRSLADFTAVILERAREAARSQTLTTQLEHALTSRVVIEQAKGVLASRRAVPLDEAFDLLRKHARSRQRPVRDVAHEVVEGRADPDLTDPTP from the coding sequence ATGACGTCCGAACAGCGCCTGGCCGACGCGTTCCTGGCCCTGGCCGGCAGCACGGCGGACGGTTCGTCGGACTTACCCGGGCCACTGTCCGTCCTGGCACAGCGTGCCCCGGCCCTGCTCGGCGCCCGCGCCGCGACCGTGGTGTTCGCCCCCGAGGGCTACGGCGCGGCACACGTGGCGGGCTCCGACCCCCAGTCGCTCCGCCTGGAACACGAGGCCGTCGGGTGGCGAGAGGGCCCCGGGCACGACTGCCACCGGGCCGACGCGGGGCCCTGGGCCCAGGCGGCTCTCGACAGCCGTCCCACCAGGCAGCGGTGGCCGCACTACACCCCACGGGCGCTGAGGCTGGGCTACACCCACGTCGTGGCCATCCCCCTGCGCGAACCCGCCGGAACGAGCGGTGCGCTCATCCTGCTGTCCTGCGCACAGCACGCCTTCTCCCCGACGACGCTGTTCCTCGGCCGGTCGCTCGCGGACTTCACCGCCGTCATCCTGGAACGCGCCCGCGAGGCCGCCCGCAGCCAGACCCTCACCACCCAGCTGGAACACGCGTTGACCAGCCGCGTGGTCATCGAACAGGCCAAGGGCGTGCTCGCGAGCCGCCGGGCCGTGCCCCTGGACGAAGCCTTCGACCTTCTGCGCAAACACGCCCGTTCACGTCAGCGACCGGTGCGGGACGTGGCCCATGAGGTCGTCGAGGGACGGGCGGATCCTGATCTGACCGACCCCACGCCGTGA
- a CDS encoding DUF5993 family protein: MDTLIFGGLLVVVVGIWRRGVVGPGAWWVVFVAVCFLLAHHITSGLGLGLSY; the protein is encoded by the coding sequence ATGGACACGCTGATCTTCGGGGGGCTGCTGGTCGTCGTCGTGGGGATCTGGCGGCGGGGGGTGGTGGGGCCCGGTGCGTGGTGGGTGGTGTTTGTCGCCGTGTGTTTTCTGCTCGCGCATCACATCACCAGCGGGCTCGGGCTGGGGCTGAGTTACTGA
- a CDS encoding disulfide bond formation protein B — translation MAADSGTPSTSPVPLVIDERRGVLGQVQYWFACLFAVGWTGVVCGGLAVQFADWEYPCPLCMVQRMFMLLAALGAAYVVRQGMTGRVSGSDYMTGWGLALVACVGGGFTSWRQTMLHILPGDKGYGSPVLGLHLYVWAWVLFIASVIAVGVVLAFAPVTADRVLPGSPHRAVGRCVLAFVALVIAVNLVAVFLLEGFHWFLPDDPPRYQFFYDVHLLP, via the coding sequence ATGGCCGCCGACAGTGGTACGCCGAGCACGTCCCCCGTACCCCTCGTGATCGACGAGCGGCGCGGGGTGCTCGGGCAGGTGCAGTACTGGTTCGCCTGTCTCTTCGCCGTCGGGTGGACCGGGGTCGTGTGCGGCGGGCTCGCCGTCCAGTTCGCGGACTGGGAGTATCCCTGCCCGCTCTGCATGGTGCAGCGGATGTTCATGCTGCTGGCCGCGCTCGGGGCCGCGTACGTCGTACGGCAGGGGATGACCGGCAGGGTGTCCGGGAGCGACTACATGACCGGGTGGGGGCTCGCCCTCGTCGCTTGTGTGGGCGGCGGGTTCACCTCGTGGCGGCAGACCATGCTGCACATCCTGCCCGGCGACAAGGGGTACGGGAGCCCCGTCCTCGGGCTGCATCTGTACGTCTGGGCCTGGGTCCTCTTCATCGCGTCGGTCATCGCCGTCGGCGTCGTCCTCGCCTTCGCGCCCGTCACCGCCGACCGCGTCCTTCCCGGCTCGCCCCACCGTGCCGTCGGGCGGTGTGTTCTGGCCTTCGTCGCGCTCGTCATCGCCGTGAACCTCGTCGCCGTGTTTCTGCTGGAAGGGTTCCACTGGTTCCTTCCTGACGACCCGCCGCGCTATCAGTTCTTCTACGACGTCCATCTGCTGCCCTGA
- a CDS encoding S8 family serine peptidase, which produces MGDSLGSARSAGAQDPGPEGAGFAYHPVERELIVVARPELAESGSPSGEPLESSALDIFLMDQQLALEPLFGSEARVREALALLPRHGADVPDLTLFHRVRGGEERLEELASRLAGLPGIETAYVKPSAFPATGPFGAKDDKADKDDADERTDEGRREKEGAVTPDFSGRQGYLGPAPQGVDAAWAWLQAGGSGEGVSIVDVEAAWQLGHRDLGPRLAGIVAGTPVEDLAWRNHGTGVLGVLGGSRTGSGTLGIVPEAVLALASVHGIGTARAITCAADRLTPGDILLVPLHRPGPRFGYAADDDQRGHIPLEWWPDDFAAVRYATARGVVVVEAAGNGAESLDDALYEARPDGFPAWWRNPFDPAAPSSGAIVVGAGAPPPGTHGRDHGPDRSRLGFSNFGTRVDAQGWGHEVTTAGGFWNRPGELQGGQSEDTWYTDAFSGTSPASAQVAGVLASLQGMLRTAGLAPLAPEPLRELLRRTGSPQREAPGRPSSQRIGTRPDLRAAVAHLVPRRITEGPAERFWDDLLPDPQGSATRLRLYVNGAWRTLGDPEPHVRLAVHTAFAGGRHAVRVRYTDDDEVVGVTVTGER; this is translated from the coding sequence ATGGGCGACTCGCTCGGCTCGGCACGCTCGGCCGGGGCACAGGACCCCGGGCCCGAGGGCGCGGGCTTCGCGTACCACCCGGTCGAGCGGGAGCTGATCGTGGTCGCCCGCCCCGAGCTCGCCGAGAGCGGCTCGCCGTCCGGGGAGCCCCTGGAATCGTCGGCCCTGGACATCTTCCTGATGGACCAACAGCTGGCTCTGGAGCCGCTGTTCGGCAGTGAGGCCCGGGTACGTGAGGCGCTGGCGCTGCTCCCCCGGCACGGCGCCGACGTACCCGACCTCACGCTCTTCCACCGGGTGCGCGGCGGCGAGGAACGCCTGGAGGAGCTCGCCTCCCGGCTCGCGGGGCTGCCGGGGATAGAGACGGCGTACGTGAAGCCGAGCGCTTTCCCGGCGACGGGCCCGTTCGGCGCGAAGGACGACAAGGCCGACAAGGACGACGCGGACGAGCGTACGGATGAAGGGCGGCGCGAGAAGGAAGGGGCCGTCACCCCCGACTTCAGCGGCCGCCAGGGCTACTTGGGGCCCGCGCCCCAGGGCGTGGACGCGGCCTGGGCGTGGCTCCAGGCGGGCGGCTCCGGCGAGGGCGTGAGCATCGTCGACGTCGAGGCGGCGTGGCAGCTCGGCCACCGCGACCTCGGCCCCAGGCTCGCCGGGATCGTCGCGGGCACCCCCGTCGAGGACCTGGCCTGGCGCAACCACGGCACCGGTGTGCTCGGGGTGCTCGGCGGCAGCCGCACCGGCAGCGGCACGCTGGGCATCGTCCCGGAAGCCGTCCTCGCGCTCGCCTCGGTCCACGGCATCGGCACGGCCCGGGCCATCACCTGCGCCGCCGACCGCCTCACCCCCGGCGACATCCTGCTGGTCCCGCTGCACCGCCCCGGCCCGCGCTTCGGGTACGCGGCCGACGACGACCAGCGCGGTCACATCCCGCTGGAGTGGTGGCCCGACGACTTCGCGGCCGTACGGTACGCGACGGCGCGCGGCGTGGTGGTCGTCGAGGCGGCGGGCAACGGCGCGGAGAGCCTGGACGACGCGCTGTACGAGGCGCGCCCGGACGGCTTCCCGGCGTGGTGGCGCAACCCGTTCGACCCGGCGGCCCCCTCCTCCGGCGCGATCGTGGTCGGCGCGGGCGCCCCGCCCCCGGGCACGCACGGCCGCGACCACGGACCCGACCGCTCCCGCCTCGGCTTCTCCAACTTCGGTACGCGGGTGGACGCCCAGGGCTGGGGCCACGAGGTCACCACGGCGGGCGGCTTCTGGAACCGGCCGGGCGAACTGCAGGGCGGCCAGTCGGAGGACACCTGGTACACGGACGCGTTCTCCGGCACCTCGCCGGCGTCCGCGCAGGTCGCGGGCGTGCTCGCCTCGCTCCAGGGGATGCTGCGCACGGCGGGCCTGGCCCCGCTGGCGCCCGAGCCCCTGCGCGAGCTCCTGCGCCGCACCGGCTCGCCCCAGCGGGAGGCGCCGGGCCGCCCGTCCTCGCAGCGCATCGGCACCCGCCCGGACCTGCGCGCCGCGGTGGCCCACCTCGTACCGCGCCGGATCACGGAGGGCCCGGCGGAACGCTTCTGGGACGACCTGCTGCCCGACCCGCAAGGCAGCGCCACGCGCCTGCGCCTGTACGTGAACGGGGCGTGGCGCACCCTCGGCGACCCCGAGCCGCACGTCCGCCTCGCGGTCCACACCGCGTTCGCGGGCGGCCGCCACGCCGTACGCGTCCGGTACACCGATGACGACGAGGTCGTGGGCGTGACGGTGACGGGCGAGCGGTGA
- a CDS encoding TetR/AcrR family transcriptional regulator, with the protein MSTTAPAQPPPPKRVTTRRARTRRRLLDSALEVFAEEGFGRSTVEQICERAGYTRGAFYSNFTSLDELFLAMWEERSTRLLADVRAALDEVSAAAPEDAVRAALRAIPVDDAWYRVTAEFTAHALRNPALRRVMAAREQAIQDAVLPAVVAALGRTGRRVTDEDALGQALVAVHDGTAVQVLLDPGSEAVLARRETLFLHVLQAYSTATS; encoded by the coding sequence ATGAGCACCACCGCCCCGGCGCAGCCGCCCCCGCCCAAGCGCGTCACCACGCGTCGCGCCCGCACCCGGCGGCGGCTGCTCGACTCGGCGCTCGAAGTGTTCGCCGAGGAAGGGTTCGGCCGGTCCACCGTCGAGCAGATCTGTGAGCGGGCCGGCTACACCCGCGGCGCCTTCTACTCGAACTTCACCTCGCTCGACGAGCTGTTCCTCGCCATGTGGGAGGAGCGCTCGACCCGGCTGCTCGCGGATGTGCGCGCCGCCCTCGACGAGGTGTCGGCGGCCGCGCCCGAGGACGCCGTACGGGCCGCGCTGCGGGCCATCCCGGTGGACGACGCCTGGTACCGGGTCACCGCCGAGTTCACCGCGCACGCCCTGCGCAACCCCGCCCTGCGGCGGGTGATGGCCGCCCGGGAGCAGGCGATCCAGGACGCCGTGCTGCCCGCGGTCGTGGCGGCGCTCGGGCGCACCGGGCGCCGGGTGACCGACGAGGACGCGCTCGGGCAGGCGCTCGTCGCCGTCCACGACGGCACCGCCGTCCAGGTCCTGCTCGACCCCGGCAGCGAGGCCGTCCTGGCCCGCCGCGAAACGCTCTTCCTGCACGTGCTCCAGGCCTACAGCACCGCAACCTCCTAA
- a CDS encoding FAD-binding dehydrogenase codes for MSDDADVIVVGAGLAGLVATYELVRAGRKVLVVDQENEANLGGQAFWSLGGLFFVDSPEQRRMGVKDSYDLALADWMGSAGFDREREDHWPRQWAKAYVNFAAGEKRSYLHGLGLRVTPTVGWAERGAGTAGGHGNSVPRFHLTWGTGPEVVRVFREPVLAAAARGLVTFKYRHRVDDLIVEGGAAVGVRGSVLVPSAEPRGVASSREVDGEFELRAQAVVVTSGGIGGDHDLVRRNWPVERMGPAPRSMVTGVPAYVDGRMLGITEGAGGSIVNRDRMWHYTEGLKNWDPIWPGHGIRIIPGPSSLWLDATGRRLPAPLFPGHDTLGTLKHIVGTGHDHTWFVLTRSIVEKEFALSGSEQNPDITGKDLKLVLSRVRKGAPGPVQAFLDHGEDFVVRRTLRDLVDGMNAISPGPKLELDQVEREILARDREIDNGFGKDFQVMSMRNARAYWPDRITRVAKPHRLLDPAHGPLIAVRLHVLTRKTLGGLETTLESQVVRPDGTPFDGLYAAGEVAGFGGGGVHGYNALEGTFLGGCIFSGRAAGRALARRLA; via the coding sequence GTGAGTGACGACGCCGATGTCATCGTCGTGGGAGCCGGCCTCGCCGGGCTCGTCGCCACGTACGAACTCGTCCGCGCGGGCCGCAAGGTGCTCGTCGTCGACCAGGAGAACGAGGCCAACCTCGGCGGACAGGCCTTCTGGTCGCTCGGCGGGCTGTTCTTCGTCGACAGCCCCGAGCAGCGCCGGATGGGCGTCAAGGACTCGTACGACCTGGCGCTCGCCGATTGGATGGGCTCGGCCGGCTTCGACCGCGAGCGCGAGGACCACTGGCCGCGCCAGTGGGCGAAGGCGTACGTCAACTTCGCCGCCGGGGAGAAGCGGAGCTATCTGCACGGGCTCGGGCTGCGCGTGACGCCGACCGTCGGGTGGGCCGAGCGCGGCGCGGGCACGGCGGGCGGGCACGGCAACTCGGTGCCCCGCTTCCATCTGACGTGGGGGACCGGGCCCGAGGTCGTCCGGGTCTTCCGCGAGCCGGTCCTGGCGGCCGCCGCGCGCGGGCTCGTGACCTTCAAGTACCGCCATCGCGTGGACGACTTGATCGTCGAGGGCGGGGCGGCGGTCGGGGTGCGCGGGAGCGTCCTGGTGCCGTCGGCCGAGCCGCGCGGCGTCGCCTCCTCGCGGGAGGTGGACGGCGAGTTCGAGCTGCGCGCACAGGCCGTCGTCGTCACCTCGGGCGGCATCGGCGGCGACCACGACCTGGTCCGCAGGAACTGGCCGGTCGAGCGGATGGGGCCCGCGCCGCGCTCGATGGTGACCGGTGTGCCCGCGTACGTGGACGGGCGGATGCTCGGCATCACCGAGGGCGCGGGCGGCTCGATCGTCAACCGCGACCGCATGTGGCACTACACCGAGGGCCTGAAGAACTGGGACCCGATCTGGCCCGGCCACGGGATCCGGATCATCCCCGGGCCCTCCTCGCTCTGGCTGGACGCGACCGGGCGGCGGCTGCCCGCGCCGCTCTTCCCCGGCCACGACACCCTCGGCACGCTCAAGCACATCGTGGGGACCGGCCACGACCACACCTGGTTCGTGCTGACGCGGTCCATCGTGGAGAAGGAGTTCGCGCTCTCCGGCTCGGAGCAGAACCCCGACATCACCGGCAAGGACCTGAAGCTGGTGCTCTCGCGGGTGCGCAAGGGCGCGCCCGGCCCCGTGCAGGCGTTCCTCGACCACGGCGAGGACTTCGTCGTCCGCCGCACCCTGCGCGACCTCGTCGACGGCATGAACGCGATCTCCCCCGGCCCCAAGCTCGAACTCGACCAGGTGGAGCGGGAGATCCTGGCGCGCGACCGCGAGATCGACAACGGGTTCGGCAAGGACTTCCAGGTCATGTCGATGCGCAACGCGCGCGCGTACTGGCCGGACCGCATCACCCGGGTCGCCAAGCCGCACCGGCTGCTCGACCCGGCGCACGGGCCGCTCATCGCCGTACGGCTGCACGTACTGACGCGCAAGACGCTCGGCGGCCTGGAGACGACCCTGGAGTCGCAGGTCGTACGGCCGGACGGCACCCCGTTCGACGGGCTGTACGCGGCCGGTGAGGTCGCCGGGTTCGGCGGCGGCGGGGTGCACGGCTACAACGCGCTGGAAGGGACGTTCCTCGGCGGCTGCATCTTCTCGGGCCGGGCGGCCGGACGGGCGCTGGCACGGCGGCTGGCGTGA
- a CDS encoding alkaline phosphatase, which translates to MRSMGHKRRKALTVVALASAVAAGSAVTANSAPQHDARPFPGHGQEIHNVIYLLGDGMGRTHVTAGRERYYGAQGKLNMERLPYTGAVATYAVEKGTDQPALVTDSASSATAWSSGVKTYNAALGVDAYEKRRVTLMEQAKKAGFATGNVSTAEVTDATPGAQFSHVLLRGCQGPVYSDAACLPKNADGSYEKAPEDKTLITPVAEQIARNGTADVVLGGGLARFEPDDQKALQAQGYQVLGSFGDANLPAQTAASQKVATKADLDGVKGKKVVGLFNRGNLTVEQAKAGLPADAPQKQEPTLSDMAKKSIDLLNGRSKKGFFLQIEGAQIDKRSHANDAAQTLAEVKAFDDAVKAAYDFAKKDGHTLVVVTADHECAGFNIIEKGTYTNAESVAPPANTDAGNPANNSTPSRDKSGAKDPVRSSGILNGAGSGDAKNFAPATFRTPDDAAGVKDGSPDASLWLTYLSGNHTGADVPIFAYGPGAEKFAASQINTELYGKMYRSLFGRAPRG; encoded by the coding sequence ATGAGATCCATGGGACACAAGCGCCGCAAGGCGCTGACGGTGGTGGCGCTGGCCTCCGCCGTCGCGGCGGGCAGCGCCGTCACGGCCAACTCCGCCCCGCAGCACGATGCCCGCCCGTTCCCGGGCCACGGCCAGGAGATACACAACGTCATCTACCTCCTCGGCGACGGCATGGGCCGCACCCATGTCACCGCCGGCCGCGAGCGCTACTACGGCGCCCAGGGCAAGCTGAACATGGAGCGCCTGCCCTACACCGGCGCGGTCGCCACGTACGCCGTCGAGAAGGGCACCGACCAGCCCGCGCTCGTCACCGACTCGGCGAGCTCCGCGACCGCCTGGTCGTCCGGCGTGAAGACGTACAACGCCGCGCTCGGCGTGGACGCGTACGAGAAGCGCCGCGTCACGCTGATGGAGCAGGCCAAGAAGGCCGGCTTCGCCACCGGCAACGTCTCGACCGCCGAGGTCACCGACGCCACCCCCGGCGCCCAGTTCAGCCATGTGCTGCTGCGCGGCTGCCAGGGCCCGGTCTACTCGGACGCGGCCTGCCTGCCGAAGAACGCGGACGGCTCGTACGAGAAGGCCCCCGAGGACAAGACGCTGATCACCCCGGTCGCCGAGCAGATCGCCCGCAACGGCACCGCCGACGTGGTCCTCGGCGGCGGCCTCGCCCGCTTCGAGCCGGACGACCAGAAGGCCCTCCAGGCCCAGGGCTACCAGGTGCTCGGCAGCTTCGGCGACGCGAACCTGCCCGCCCAGACCGCCGCCAGCCAGAAGGTCGCCACCAAGGCCGACCTCGACGGCGTCAAGGGCAAGAAGGTCGTCGGCCTCTTCAACCGCGGCAACCTGACCGTCGAGCAGGCCAAGGCCGGGCTCCCGGCGGACGCCCCGCAGAAGCAGGAGCCGACCCTCTCCGACATGGCGAAGAAGTCGATCGACCTGCTCAACGGCCGGTCCAAGAAGGGCTTCTTCCTCCAGATCGAGGGCGCCCAGATCGACAAGCGCTCGCACGCCAACGACGCCGCCCAGACGCTCGCCGAGGTCAAGGCGTTCGACGACGCGGTCAAGGCCGCGTACGACTTCGCCAAGAAGGACGGGCACACGCTGGTCGTCGTCACCGCCGACCACGAGTGCGCGGGCTTCAACATCATCGAGAAGGGCACGTACACCAACGCCGAGTCCGTCGCGCCCCCGGCCAACACGGACGCGGGCAACCCGGCGAACAACTCGACGCCGTCGCGCGACAAGTCGGGTGCCAAGGACCCGGTCCGCTCGTCCGGCATCCTCAACGGCGCCGGCTCCGGCGACGCCAAGAACTTCGCCCCGGCGACCTTCCGTACGCCGGACGACGCGGCGGGCGTCAAGGACGGCAGCCCCGACGCGAGCCTCTGGCTGACCTACCTCTCCGGCAACCACACCGGCGCCGACGTGCCGATCTTCGCGTACGGGCCGGGCGCCGAGAAGTTCGCGGCGAGCCAGATCAACACCGAGCTGTACGGCAAGATGTACCGCTCGCTGTTCGGCCGGGCGCCGCGCGGCTGA
- a CDS encoding LCP family protein encodes MAGSHKAGHARGGSRKGAVGAPPARRRRRNRLRLALAVLVSFLVLAMAGVGWIYLQLNGDIRTFDDGGVSGDRPAASAKGQNVLVIGSDSRAGDNERYGHGDGDIGRSDTAFLMHVHADRKHATAVSIPRDTLVDIPPCKLPNGSWTKTRHNVMFNSAFSVGDTAKGNPACTQNTVEKLTGLRVDHTVVVDFAGFAKMTEAVGGVRVCVPKDIYQGDLNPNLHARGERLFTKGVQEVSGQKALDYVRIRHGMGDGSDIGRIQRQQAFISSLMKKVKSQGFSPTTLFPLAKAATQSMTVDPGLGSADKLISFAMSMKRIDLHNTKFVTLPWRYEGARVAIVQPQADALFAALRADRTVDGKDAGGTQEQAQATSPSPSPSAPPSGAGVSVAVYNGTTTKGLAARAADALKAGGYTVTGTATAATQDFVHTVIEYGPGERTHADALAQRFPGALLRPAKAEGLSVILGAKYAADPTGAPAAVPSEVADKARSADDDICSGLSYG; translated from the coding sequence ATGGCAGGCAGCCACAAGGCGGGACACGCGCGCGGCGGGAGCCGGAAGGGTGCCGTCGGCGCGCCCCCGGCCCGGCGGCGCAGACGCAACCGACTGCGTCTGGCGCTCGCCGTGCTGGTGTCCTTCCTGGTCCTCGCGATGGCCGGGGTCGGCTGGATCTACCTCCAGCTCAACGGCGACATCCGCACCTTCGACGACGGCGGGGTCTCGGGCGACCGCCCGGCCGCCTCGGCCAAGGGCCAGAACGTCCTGGTCATCGGCTCGGACTCGCGCGCCGGCGACAACGAGCGGTACGGCCACGGCGACGGTGACATCGGCCGCTCGGACACCGCGTTCCTGATGCACGTCCACGCCGACCGCAAGCACGCCACGGCCGTCTCCATACCCCGCGACACCCTGGTCGACATACCGCCGTGCAAGCTGCCGAACGGCAGTTGGACCAAGACCCGGCACAACGTGATGTTCAACTCGGCGTTCTCCGTGGGCGACACCGCCAAGGGCAACCCGGCCTGCACCCAGAACACCGTCGAGAAGCTGACCGGGCTGCGCGTCGACCACACCGTGGTCGTGGACTTCGCGGGCTTCGCCAAGATGACCGAGGCCGTCGGCGGCGTCCGGGTCTGCGTACCCAAGGACATCTACCAGGGCGACCTCAACCCCAACCTCCACGCGCGCGGGGAGCGGCTGTTCACCAAGGGCGTCCAGGAGGTCTCCGGCCAGAAGGCGCTCGACTACGTACGCATCCGGCACGGCATGGGCGACGGCTCGGACATCGGACGCATCCAGCGCCAGCAGGCGTTCATCTCCAGCCTCATGAAGAAGGTGAAGTCGCAGGGCTTCAGCCCGACCACCCTCTTCCCGCTCGCCAAGGCCGCCACCCAGTCAATGACCGTCGACCCGGGCCTGGGCTCGGCCGACAAGCTGATCTCCTTCGCCATGTCGATGAAGAGAATCGACCTGCACAACACCAAGTTCGTCACCCTGCCCTGGCGGTACGAGGGCGCGCGCGTGGCGATAGTGCAGCCGCAGGCCGACGCGCTCTTCGCGGCCCTGCGCGCGGACCGGACCGTCGACGGCAAGGACGCGGGCGGCACACAGGAGCAGGCACAGGCCACCTCGCCGAGCCCGAGCCCGAGCGCCCCGCCGTCCGGCGCCGGGGTGTCCGTCGCCGTCTACAACGGCACCACCACCAAGGGCCTGGCCGCCCGCGCCGCCGACGCCCTGAAGGCGGGCGGCTACACGGTCACCGGCACGGCGACCGCCGCCACCCAGGACTTCGTCCACACCGTCATCGAGTACGGGCCGGGCGAGCGCACCCACGCCGACGCGCTCGCCCAGCGCTTCCCCGGCGCGTTGCTGCGCCCGGCCAAGGCCGAGGGGCTCAGCGTCATCCTCGGCGCCAAGTACGCCGCTGACCCCACAGGCGCCCCCGCCGCCGTCCCCTCCGAGGTCGCGGACAAGGCCCGCTCGGCGGACGACGACATCTGCTCCGGCCTCTCGTACGGGTAG
- the tatA gene encoding Sec-independent protein translocase subunit TatA — protein sequence MFLRNGLEPWHLLIVAVVLILLFGSKKLPDTARALGKSLRILKSETRAMKDESGQAGTATETAPRRIPEA from the coding sequence ATGTTCCTGCGCAATGGCCTGGAGCCCTGGCATCTGCTGATCGTTGCCGTGGTGCTGATCCTGCTCTTCGGCTCCAAGAAGCTGCCCGACACGGCTCGGGCGCTGGGCAAGTCGCTGCGGATCCTCAAGAGCGAGACGCGGGCGATGAAGGACGAGTCGGGCCAGGCGGGCACGGCGACCGAGACCGCGCCCCGCAGGATCCCGGAGGCCTGA